In a single window of the Renibacterium salmoninarum ATCC 33209 genome:
- a CDS encoding fumarylacetoacetate hydrolase family protein: MRIANHDHRAVLLATDESGIDIHTASEGRFGPDLPAIYQQWEEFTAWASTLAGTAADVIVDRSRLGSPSPAPRQVFAIGLNYSDHAKESGFAQPDSLPPVFTKFPTCITGPDTTVVLPEGGNVDWEVELVAVIGSEAKNFSAAEAWNYVSGLSVGQDISERVSQLRGPAPEFGLGKSFPSFGPVGPWLVTPDEFTNPDDLSIECSVDGEEVQKSRTSELIFSVPALIEGLSHTLTLLPGDIIFTGTPAGVGLGRSPQRFIKPGETLISRIEGIGEISQTFTTAGN; the protein is encoded by the coding sequence GTGCGTATTGCCAACCATGATCACCGGGCCGTTCTGCTGGCCACCGATGAGTCCGGTATAGACATCCACACGGCCAGCGAGGGCCGCTTCGGTCCCGACCTGCCCGCGATTTACCAGCAGTGGGAAGAGTTCACGGCCTGGGCCTCAACCCTTGCCGGCACCGCCGCCGACGTGATCGTGGACCGCTCGCGGCTTGGCTCCCCCTCCCCAGCTCCGCGCCAGGTGTTCGCGATCGGCTTGAACTACAGCGATCACGCGAAGGAATCCGGGTTCGCCCAGCCCGATTCCCTGCCCCCGGTATTCACGAAGTTTCCAACATGCATCACCGGCCCCGACACAACGGTGGTGCTGCCGGAGGGCGGCAACGTGGATTGGGAAGTCGAGCTCGTCGCCGTGATCGGAAGCGAGGCCAAGAACTTTTCCGCCGCGGAGGCTTGGAACTATGTCTCCGGCCTCTCGGTCGGGCAGGACATCTCCGAACGTGTGTCCCAACTCCGCGGCCCTGCACCAGAGTTCGGGCTGGGGAAGTCCTTCCCCAGCTTCGGACCCGTCGGCCCTTGGCTCGTCACTCCCGATGAGTTCACGAACCCGGACGACCTGAGCATCGAATGCAGCGTCGACGGCGAAGAAGTCCAGAAAAGCCGCACCAGCGAACTGATCTTCTCCGTCCCGGCCTTGATTGAGGGCCTCTCCCACACTCTCACCCTGCTCCCGGGAGACATCATTTTCACCGGAACCCCTGCCGGCGTGGGCCTTGGCCGGAGCCCGCAGCGATTCATCAAGCCCGGCGAAACCCTCATCTCCCGGATCGAAGGCATCGGCGAAATCAGCCAAACCTTCACCACCGCCGGGAACTGA
- a CDS encoding flavin reductase family protein, which produces MDIQRQFRELRAAVPSPVTIVTTDGDEGPAGATVSAFMPLSLEPHLILVAMENRSNVLRRICREGRFAVNVLAQHQPELALTFGGRGENKFDQSEWHSDHGLPRLEGTAGWLVCELYDVVPGGDHTMLVGAVQQAAGSDTAPMVYSHRLFGTHSEFVKRPRRPIVDYATAFAR; this is translated from the coding sequence GTGGATATTCAAAGGCAGTTCCGGGAATTGCGGGCAGCGGTGCCCTCCCCGGTAACCATCGTCACGACCGACGGCGACGAGGGCCCAGCCGGGGCCACAGTCAGCGCTTTCATGCCGCTGTCCTTGGAGCCTCATTTGATCCTCGTGGCCATGGAGAACCGGTCCAACGTGCTTCGGAGGATCTGCCGGGAGGGCCGCTTTGCGGTCAACGTCCTGGCTCAGCACCAACCTGAGCTGGCGTTGACGTTCGGCGGCAGGGGTGAGAACAAGTTCGACCAGTCTGAGTGGCACTCCGATCATGGGTTGCCCCGCCTTGAGGGCACTGCCGGCTGGCTGGTCTGCGAGCTCTACGATGTTGTTCCCGGAGGGGACCACACCATGCTGGTAGGTGCAGTACAGCAAGCCGCCGGCTCCGATACGGCCCCGATGGTGTACAGCCACCGCCTCTTCGGCACCCATTCTGAATTCGTCAAGCGCCCCCGTCGCCCCATCGTGGATTACGCCACGGCCTTCGCCCGCTGA
- a CDS encoding FadR/GntR family transcriptional regulator, translating into MSAPYDEMSEGQALSRELWRAGLSRQQAAAPEPANRAVMAANLIEEFAAKAGPEERLGSKDGLRKHCSVSVGTFNEALKIAEGRGVIALRRGPGGGVFAAQQTPLVKLGNQMLAINDSERIVADAQRMRNALDPLLIEDALLHSSAADVLTMRKEVAAMKEAMAANDISAFLHGNWRFQACIASISPNVMLRSVFLSLLEILEQHAVTLPAPPDHPLLEVWERRLSLYQGMADAMEARDCGAAMRIMHEHNTGILNRPGVSGGFLRR; encoded by the coding sequence ATGTCAGCGCCGTATGACGAGATGAGCGAAGGGCAAGCCCTTAGCCGTGAACTCTGGCGGGCTGGGCTATCACGCCAGCAAGCGGCCGCTCCCGAGCCTGCGAACAGGGCGGTGATGGCGGCGAATCTCATTGAGGAATTCGCTGCAAAGGCCGGACCTGAGGAGCGCCTTGGCAGCAAGGATGGTCTGCGGAAGCATTGCTCGGTTTCTGTCGGGACGTTCAACGAAGCGTTGAAGATCGCCGAGGGGCGTGGCGTTATTGCGTTGCGCCGGGGTCCGGGCGGGGGCGTATTTGCCGCCCAGCAGACCCCGCTGGTCAAGCTCGGAAACCAGATGCTGGCGATCAATGACAGTGAAAGGATCGTCGCGGATGCCCAGCGTATGCGCAATGCGCTGGATCCATTGCTCATTGAAGATGCGTTACTGCACTCCTCAGCTGCCGACGTCCTCACCATGCGCAAGGAAGTCGCGGCGATGAAAGAGGCCATGGCCGCCAACGACATTTCTGCGTTCCTGCACGGCAATTGGCGGTTTCAGGCCTGTATCGCCAGCATCTCTCCGAATGTCATGCTGCGCTCGGTCTTTCTCAGCTTGCTGGAGATACTCGAGCAACATGCGGTTACGTTGCCTGCACCACCGGACCACCCGTTGCTCGAGGTGTGGGAGCGCCGCTTAAGCCTTTATCAAGGAATGGCAGATGCCATGGAAGCAAGAGACTGCGGCGCGGCAATGCGGATCATGCACGAACACAACACCGGCATCTTGAATCGCCCCGGTGTGTCCGGAGGGTTTCTCAGACGATGA
- a CDS encoding NAD(P)H-quinone oxidoreductase, which produces MKAITLSQFGGPEVLELSEVPDPVAAEGEVLIDVVAVGLNRADVQQCRGFYPPPDGASEYLGLEVSGRIAQSGHGFTRGQEVVGLLAGGGYAEQIAVPAGQVIPVPDGVELVDAAGLPEVAATVYSNVVMAAGLSAGETLLVHGGAGGIGAMAIQLGKAWGARVIATAGSAEKCATVLALGADEAINYREQDFVEVAHQYRGANVILDVMGGSYLSRNMDALALNGRLVIIGLQDGATAELNLGALMGKRASVIGTTLRARPVAEKSAIMSRVQAEVWPLVARGVVKPNSDTTFPLAQASEAHEYFDSGKHQGKILLTI; this is translated from the coding sequence ATGAAGGCAATTACTTTGAGTCAGTTTGGCGGGCCTGAAGTTCTGGAGCTTTCCGAGGTGCCGGACCCGGTTGCGGCTGAGGGCGAAGTGTTGATCGACGTCGTTGCAGTAGGGCTTAACCGCGCTGACGTGCAACAGTGTCGAGGGTTTTACCCGCCACCTGATGGCGCGTCTGAGTACCTAGGACTCGAAGTCTCGGGCCGGATTGCCCAGTCCGGGCATGGATTTACGCGGGGTCAAGAAGTGGTTGGCTTACTGGCTGGTGGTGGTTATGCGGAGCAGATCGCGGTGCCGGCCGGTCAAGTCATTCCGGTGCCAGACGGCGTCGAGCTAGTTGACGCAGCAGGGCTACCGGAGGTTGCGGCAACTGTTTATTCGAACGTTGTGATGGCCGCCGGGTTGAGCGCAGGAGAAACTCTCTTGGTGCACGGAGGTGCGGGTGGAATTGGTGCGATGGCCATTCAGCTAGGCAAAGCCTGGGGCGCGCGCGTCATCGCCACGGCCGGCAGTGCCGAAAAGTGCGCAACTGTACTTGCCTTAGGTGCTGATGAAGCGATCAATTACCGCGAGCAAGACTTCGTCGAAGTGGCGCATCAGTATCGCGGTGCGAACGTGATTCTGGACGTCATGGGTGGATCCTATCTGAGCCGAAACATGGATGCTTTGGCACTGAATGGACGCCTGGTGATAATTGGACTGCAGGACGGCGCGACGGCGGAATTGAACTTGGGGGCGCTCATGGGTAAGCGCGCCTCGGTCATCGGCACTACCTTACGAGCCCGCCCAGTGGCTGAAAAATCAGCGATCATGAGCCGGGTGCAAGCCGAGGTTTGGCCGCTTGTGGCGCGAGGCGTGGTCAAACCAAACAGTGACACAACTTTTCCGCTCGCTCAGGCCAGTGAGGCGCATGAGTACTTCGACTCTGGCAAGCATCAAGGCAAAATCTTGCTGACCATCTGA
- a CDS encoding PadR family transcriptional regulator → MSIRHSLLALLQERPRYGYELRLEFEERTGVTWPLNIGQVYTTLDRLERDGLIVKDGDDGEGHVIYSITVTGGTEVDEWFKQPVERSNPPRNELAIKLALAVTLPGVDVENIIQAQRTASMRALQDYTRVRRESAAAAAESDMAWLLVLDSLIFATEAEVRWLDHCESRVIRRAAASKLSAGRQRKPLKDEVRLEAQL, encoded by the coding sequence GTGTCGATTCGCCATTCATTGCTTGCGCTTCTCCAGGAGCGTCCTAGGTACGGCTACGAATTGCGCCTTGAATTTGAAGAGCGGACCGGGGTAACTTGGCCTTTGAATATTGGTCAGGTCTATACAACTTTGGACCGGTTAGAGCGCGATGGACTGATCGTCAAAGACGGTGACGACGGCGAGGGCCACGTGATCTATAGCATCACGGTGACCGGCGGTACCGAAGTTGACGAATGGTTCAAACAGCCAGTGGAGCGAAGTAATCCGCCGCGTAACGAGCTGGCTATCAAGCTCGCGCTCGCTGTCACTTTGCCAGGCGTCGACGTCGAAAATATCATTCAGGCGCAGCGAACCGCCTCAATGCGAGCACTGCAGGATTACACAAGAGTTCGACGCGAGTCCGCAGCAGCGGCAGCAGAGTCCGATATGGCTTGGCTTTTGGTTTTGGACTCCTTGATATTTGCCACTGAAGCAGAAGTCCGCTGGTTAGACCATTGCGAGTCTCGAGTAATTCGTCGGGCGGCAGCTAGCAAGCTTTCGGCTGGCAGGCAACGGAAGCCGCTGAAAGATGAGGTTCGACTGGAGGCTCAGCTATGA
- a CDS encoding ABC transporter ATP-binding protein encodes MSNQVLQLQGVSRNFGAGATAIAALRELNLTVHATEFVAVMGPSGSGKSSLLAIAGGLDQPSAGQVFVENTPLNGLGMNELARLSRRAVGYVFQDFNLVPTLTAVENVALPRELDGIPSGKAQSQAMDALRRVGIPEVAERYMDEMSGGQQQRVAIARAIVGEQRLILADEPTGALDSASGDGILEVLRAQADAGAAVVLVTHEARHAAWADRVVFLRDGRVVDQSVSQNDPTMLLASALYSD; translated from the coding sequence ATGAGCAACCAGGTTCTGCAGCTTCAGGGAGTTAGCAGAAATTTCGGGGCCGGTGCCACCGCAATAGCGGCATTACGCGAATTGAATTTGACCGTGCATGCGACGGAATTTGTTGCAGTTATGGGCCCATCAGGTTCCGGAAAATCATCGCTCTTGGCAATTGCCGGGGGCCTGGATCAGCCCAGCGCAGGTCAGGTTTTCGTTGAAAACACGCCGCTTAACGGTTTGGGTATGAACGAGTTGGCGCGGTTAAGTCGTCGCGCTGTTGGCTATGTATTTCAGGATTTCAACTTAGTTCCTACGCTTACGGCAGTAGAAAATGTTGCACTTCCTCGCGAATTGGACGGAATTCCCAGCGGAAAAGCGCAAAGCCAGGCAATGGATGCGCTCCGTCGAGTAGGCATTCCTGAAGTCGCGGAACGGTATATGGATGAGATGTCCGGTGGCCAGCAGCAACGCGTGGCGATCGCTCGCGCCATTGTGGGGGAGCAACGATTGATCCTTGCCGACGAGCCAACGGGCGCGCTCGACTCGGCTAGCGGCGATGGCATTCTGGAGGTGCTTCGTGCTCAAGCCGACGCCGGAGCTGCCGTTGTGTTGGTGACCCATGAGGCTAGGCATGCAGCTTGGGCCGACCGGGTAGTCTTTTTGCGTGATGGCAGAGTCGTGGACCAATCAGTATCGCAAAATGATCCAACGATGTTGCTTGCTTCTGCGTTGTACAGTGACTGA
- a CDS encoding FtsX-like permease family protein, which produces MPSFGLSAAATFGQSLLPNTEETIATQLGHTQAKFINASAPGSDFGQSPISDWAFYNPGPNLNGNLVDLKTIIPQNYRLLSWRQNFINVAGFDTTNRVDVIESDVLDPAFYGKYSLLGGRAAAAADEVLASPGLLAALNATEGQRISTDLGDFTVVGTVRDSKTGDSSLTLYLRPGQLSAGQLSPDQAQAGFVGPPSYFAVGDQPISWEQIKQFNKSGVAVPSRSVIQNPPAGVPDNNGPYSSQESSYWTGALVGVLALLEVGLLAGAAFAVGAKKQQRELALLAASGAESATLRAIIIANAVWLGLIAGVVGAASGLASALLLVGYFRSVGRGGFYGQHPNFWIAGAVVLVALIASLAAASIPARAVAKQATLAALRGGRSVVAHRRWPTVVGLIAIGLGLAATVTGAVVGYFERHNDPRFVPLYPYFIIGGEVVGVLGTVLILGRIVDFMGRRIGRLPLIWRLAARDSARNRSRTVPAVAAVLAASALAGAVVVGGGSGLESTTQNYSWSVNIGQANFSLSTTVSKNTADGTETSIVKFSPEQYLTKLKDASQIPTEHWVLRGEANDECHLTSSKTGDTQESQTPCPEHFLIVPPENRCPVDQLWATTGPQ; this is translated from the coding sequence ATGCCGTCGTTTGGGCTGAGCGCGGCCGCTACATTCGGGCAGAGCCTGCTGCCGAATACTGAAGAAACTATCGCTACGCAACTCGGGCATACCCAGGCAAAGTTCATCAACGCCTCGGCGCCCGGTTCTGACTTTGGGCAGAGCCCAATATCCGACTGGGCTTTCTACAACCCTGGACCGAATTTAAACGGAAATCTCGTTGATCTCAAGACGATTATTCCGCAGAACTATCGACTGCTCAGCTGGCGGCAAAACTTCATCAACGTAGCAGGTTTTGACACCACCAACCGCGTAGACGTCATTGAATCTGACGTGTTGGATCCAGCGTTTTATGGCAAGTACTCGCTTTTGGGCGGTCGAGCTGCCGCCGCGGCGGATGAGGTCTTGGCCTCCCCAGGCTTACTAGCAGCTTTGAATGCCACTGAGGGTCAGCGAATCAGCACAGATCTTGGTGATTTCACCGTTGTGGGAACTGTGCGGGACAGCAAAACGGGTGATTCATCGCTGACTCTCTATTTACGCCCTGGGCAGTTATCAGCAGGCCAGCTATCTCCTGATCAGGCTCAGGCCGGGTTTGTCGGCCCGCCGTCCTACTTTGCCGTCGGTGATCAACCCATCAGCTGGGAACAAATAAAACAGTTCAATAAAAGTGGCGTCGCGGTGCCCTCCCGATCGGTCATCCAAAATCCACCGGCCGGTGTGCCAGATAACAACGGACCCTACAGTTCGCAGGAGTCTTCCTATTGGACTGGCGCTTTGGTGGGAGTATTGGCCCTTTTAGAGGTGGGACTGTTGGCGGGCGCAGCCTTCGCCGTAGGTGCAAAAAAGCAACAACGGGAGCTCGCGCTATTGGCGGCCTCCGGTGCAGAGTCGGCCACGCTCAGAGCTATCATCATCGCAAACGCTGTCTGGCTTGGGTTGATTGCCGGGGTTGTTGGCGCCGCGAGCGGTTTGGCTTCGGCTCTATTGCTCGTCGGATATTTTCGTTCAGTAGGTCGGGGCGGGTTTTATGGACAACATCCGAACTTCTGGATTGCGGGCGCAGTAGTTTTAGTAGCGTTAATCGCCTCTTTGGCAGCGGCATCGATTCCTGCACGGGCAGTGGCAAAACAGGCAACGCTAGCTGCGCTGCGCGGTGGCCGAAGCGTGGTTGCGCACCGCCGATGGCCAACGGTGGTGGGATTGATCGCCATTGGCTTAGGGCTTGCCGCGACGGTAACCGGCGCAGTTGTTGGCTATTTTGAGCGCCACAACGATCCAAGATTTGTGCCACTCTACCCATATTTCATCATTGGTGGGGAGGTTGTTGGTGTTTTAGGCACGGTATTAATCCTGGGCCGTATTGTCGATTTTATGGGCCGCAGGATCGGTCGGTTGCCGCTCATCTGGCGTCTGGCAGCGCGTGATTCAGCACGAAATCGCAGCCGAACGGTTCCAGCCGTTGCTGCGGTACTTGCGGCCTCAGCACTCGCTGGCGCAGTTGTGGTTGGCGGCGGTAGCGGACTTGAATCAACCACGCAAAATTACTCGTGGTCGGTAAATATTGGCCAGGCAAACTTTTCGCTTTCAACGACGGTGTCCAAAAATACCGCAGACGGGACTGAGACTTCGATAGTCAAGTTCAGCCCCGAGCAATACCTGACAAAGCTCAAGGATGCTAGCCAGATTCCAACAGAACACTGGGTGCTTCGCGGCGAGGCTAATGATGAATGCCATTTGACCTCTTCAAAGACCGGAGATACCCAAGAGTCACAAACGCCTTGTCCTGAGCACTTCCTGATAGTTCCGCCGGAAAACCGGTGCCCGGTTGATCAGTTATGGGCGACGACTGGACCTCAATGA
- the purB gene encoding adenylosuccinate lyase, with translation MPSASSSRYSLAETTIALGPLDGRYRSAVAPLVDYLSEAALNRDRIAVEVEWLIHLTDQAVLPGAGQLSGEQKDQLRSIVNEFDVESVTELAEIERVTVHDVKAVEYYIGRRLAGIGIEQLKPLVHFACTSEDMNNLSYALGIKGAVENVWLPAARGLSGKLHEMAEANRAVPMLSRTHGQPATPTTLGKELAVLAHRLDRQLRRIEKAEYLGKINGATGTYAAHYAAAPQTDWQAISQSFVEGLGLDWNPLTTQIESHDWQAELYADIARFNRILHNLCTDVWSYISIGYFTQIPVAGATGSSTMPHKVNPIRFENAEANLEISSALLDNLAATLITSRWQRDLTDSSSQRNIGVAIGHSVLAIGNVLGGLGRLNTAEAVLADDLDHNWEILGEAVQTVMRAEAIAGVPGMEDPYERLKDLTRGQRVDATRMREFVSGLGLSAEAEARLKDLTPGRYIGIAEQLVDHLGE, from the coding sequence ATGCCTTCTGCCTCATCTTCGCGCTATAGCCTCGCCGAAACCACCATTGCGCTCGGACCGCTCGACGGACGTTACCGCTCCGCCGTTGCACCCTTGGTTGATTACCTTTCCGAAGCAGCACTCAACCGAGACCGGATCGCAGTGGAAGTCGAATGGCTTATTCATTTGACTGATCAGGCCGTATTGCCTGGTGCTGGTCAGCTAAGTGGCGAGCAGAAGGATCAGTTGCGTTCAATCGTGAATGAGTTCGACGTCGAGTCAGTCACTGAGCTTGCCGAGATCGAGCGTGTGACCGTCCACGATGTCAAAGCGGTGGAGTATTACATCGGTCGACGACTGGCCGGAATCGGCATCGAGCAGCTCAAGCCGCTGGTGCATTTTGCCTGCACGAGCGAAGACATGAATAATCTTTCCTACGCGCTGGGCATTAAGGGCGCAGTAGAAAACGTTTGGCTGCCTGCCGCTCGCGGACTGAGCGGCAAGCTGCATGAAATGGCGGAGGCCAACCGAGCAGTACCAATGCTGTCCCGTACCCACGGCCAGCCGGCAACCCCCACTACGCTTGGCAAAGAGCTTGCGGTACTGGCTCATCGGCTGGATCGCCAATTGCGTCGCATCGAAAAAGCTGAATACCTCGGTAAAATCAACGGTGCCACCGGAACCTACGCCGCGCACTACGCAGCGGCACCGCAAACCGACTGGCAAGCCATCTCTCAGAGCTTCGTGGAAGGCTTAGGACTGGATTGGAACCCGCTCACTACCCAGATTGAATCGCATGACTGGCAGGCCGAGTTGTACGCGGACATTGCCCGCTTCAACCGGATTCTGCACAACTTATGTACCGATGTGTGGAGCTACATTTCAATTGGCTACTTCACGCAGATTCCGGTCGCTGGAGCTACTGGCTCCTCGACGATGCCGCACAAGGTCAATCCAATCCGTTTTGAGAATGCCGAAGCCAATTTGGAGATTTCCTCCGCCCTGCTAGACAACCTAGCCGCAACGCTCATTACCTCGCGCTGGCAGCGAGATCTTACTGATTCCTCGAGCCAACGAAATATCGGCGTCGCTATTGGACACTCGGTATTAGCTATTGGCAACGTCCTTGGCGGGCTTGGCCGCTTGAACACTGCCGAGGCAGTTCTCGCGGACGATCTGGATCACAACTGGGAGATCCTCGGCGAAGCCGTACAAACCGTTATGCGGGCCGAAGCTATTGCTGGCGTTCCGGGCATGGAAGACCCCTATGAACGGCTCAAAGATCTGACCCGAGGCCAACGCGTTGATGCAACAAGAATGCGCGAATTCGTTTCTGGTCTTGGCCTTTCAGCGGAAGCTGAAGCGCGGCTCAAAGATCTGACGCCAGGGCGATACATCGGAATTGCCGAGCAGCTGGTGGATCACTTAGGCGAGTAA
- a CDS encoding phage holin family protein: MSTLALWIASWVLRGLQISTEGTMNVAQGNNTFASVLAFLFIGLIFGIVNALIKPLVKLVSWTVTFLTLGLFTVIINAAMLWLTSWLSSFRPVHFTIDSFFWTAIWAALIISVLSMIGSGVTGINRRSSSADR, from the coding sequence ATCAGCACACTCGCTCTCTGGATTGCCAGCTGGGTTCTGCGCGGGCTACAGATCAGCACCGAAGGGACCATGAATGTAGCGCAAGGGAACAATACTTTTGCTTCGGTATTGGCCTTCCTGTTCATCGGACTGATCTTTGGCATCGTCAATGCGCTCATCAAACCGCTGGTTAAACTGGTCTCCTGGACAGTGACTTTTCTGACATTGGGTCTATTCACCGTGATCATCAATGCCGCAATGCTTTGGCTGACCTCGTGGCTTAGCAGCTTCAGACCCGTGCACTTTACGATCGATTCGTTCTTCTGGACCGCGATTTGGGCGGCACTGATCATTAGTGTGTTGTCGATGATTGGCAGCGGGGTTACCGGGATAAACCGGCGCTCTAGTTCTGCAGACCGCTGA
- a CDS encoding DUF222 domain-containing protein translates to MGTFLLSDMAKLDFHEMESALVAALPSLFSGFSLLDAPSLLSSLDSLERISQAIEMAQAAAAVTLQDRHFSVDSKQAVNPNQPVDAEAVIPARSQFRNAAEFLQQRLRISKSAAKRRLLVGEALLHRISLCGSLLPPKYPELAKVAQLSEVGGEALVSSIRALGEAKLRADEDTALAMESSLAECARQHDPDFLRPVIQRWQTVIDQDGSAPTDQELKQRQGIWRIRSLRGLHYFQIWADQKQAEVNRPGVSGDFLV, encoded by the coding sequence ATGGGAACATTCCTTCTATCTGATATGGCAAAGTTAGATTTCCATGAGATGGAGTCGGCTTTGGTTGCGGCGCTGCCATCATTGTTTTCGGGCTTTTCTTTGCTGGATGCTCCGTCGCTGCTCAGCTCTCTGGATTCCCTGGAACGAATTTCTCAAGCAATAGAAATGGCGCAGGCCGCCGCCGCAGTTACCCTTCAGGATCGACATTTTTCCGTCGATTCAAAGCAAGCCGTCAATCCAAATCAACCAGTCGATGCCGAAGCAGTGATACCTGCCCGGTCCCAGTTCCGGAATGCTGCAGAATTCCTGCAGCAGCGGCTTCGGATCAGTAAATCGGCGGCAAAACGCCGATTGCTGGTGGGCGAAGCACTCCTGCATCGAATCTCGTTGTGTGGATCATTGCTGCCCCCGAAATATCCTGAATTGGCCAAAGTCGCACAGCTCAGCGAGGTGGGCGGCGAAGCCCTAGTCTCATCAATTCGAGCACTAGGCGAGGCTAAACTTCGCGCGGACGAAGACACCGCGCTCGCGATGGAATCAAGCCTTGCCGAATGTGCGCGCCAACACGACCCGGATTTCTTGCGCCCAGTCATTCAACGTTGGCAAACCGTTATTGATCAAGACGGTTCGGCTCCCACTGATCAAGAGCTCAAACAGCGACAAGGTATCTGGCGAATACGGAGCCTGCGCGGACTGCATTACTTTCAGATCTGGGCAGATCAAAAGCAAGCCGAAGTGAATCGCCCCGGTGTGTCCGGAGACTTTCTTGTTTGA
- a CDS encoding sulfite exporter TauE/SafE family protein yields the protein MLAYSLPGIPAAALGANTLLAIPPAVIEISLAGFFLAMIPLRRLSRRKHFQVRLYQLAIAGAVVGFLTGLVLSTGPLSVPIFTGYGLNGGSFLGAEAASALLLYASKLAAFGVAGALSPTIVVTGLSIGVALFLGSLLARKLVRRIPLRTYEVLIDAVLFIGALGMLIGLL from the coding sequence GTGCTGGCATACTCCCTGCCAGGTATTCCGGCCGCGGCGCTAGGCGCGAATACTTTGTTAGCGATTCCACCGGCAGTAATCGAGATCAGTCTTGCTGGATTCTTTCTCGCGATGATTCCTTTACGACGGCTTTCCCGTCGAAAACACTTCCAGGTCCGTTTGTACCAGTTGGCAATTGCCGGTGCCGTAGTTGGGTTTCTCACCGGCCTGGTGCTTTCGACTGGGCCGTTGAGCGTACCAATCTTCACCGGGTACGGGCTCAATGGCGGCTCATTCCTTGGCGCGGAAGCGGCTAGCGCTTTATTGCTGTACGCCAGCAAGCTGGCTGCTTTTGGCGTGGCAGGTGCCTTGTCGCCCACCATAGTTGTCACTGGTCTGAGTATTGGTGTGGCATTATTCCTAGGCTCATTGTTAGCGCGCAAGCTTGTGCGGCGGATACCGCTCCGAACGTACGAGGTTCTGATTGACGCGGTTCTCTTCATCGGGGCCTTGGGCATGCTTATTGGACTGCTGTGA